The Myxocyprinus asiaticus isolate MX2 ecotype Aquarium Trade chromosome 39, UBuf_Myxa_2, whole genome shotgun sequence genome window below encodes:
- the LOC127430331 gene encoding uncharacterized protein LOC127430331 produces the protein METRCPMPLPTKPSLIHRGPPVRYRLHTERKVLDDHGKVRKWTYGKRDTSKQNKIVLLVGETGSGKTTLLNTMVNYLKGVKFDHNIWYEITEEEARDQSESQTSEITMYEVCPKAPLSISLTVIDTPGYGDTRGLENDLEVAENLSTLFQSEDGVHEIDAICFVIQASKNRFSDRQHYIISSILSLFSKDIVNNIVFLITHSDGLPPQNVLNAINKSKIPCKRDSSGQPVYFLFNNREAEGRQTETRYLHAQRDAWDSSMENMKKFFESLKKQNRKSLEMTSDVLRERMQLEASISNLQMRIQEKEFKKTEKIQIQEILRQNKEKIDKCTNFPIEVSRTYKEKVLIVSDSWKNRKATTCTVCEENCHEYGCWWVSGPSKCEVMKNGFCTVCTGKCHHSKHVKENKKYVIRNSSTNMQYDDIKREYAEEQSMLFFKIMQNIEKDLKELEAQKSILLYDAYMAISHLSKIALKPDSAFTLHHLDFFIPRVKEAGKDNWVRELEILRKVAIAEEANKDALSYLKAGLSKQFTSK, from the coding sequence ATGTCCGATGCCATTGCCAACCAAACCATCTCTTATTCATCGAGGTCCTCCAGTACGATACCGTCTACATACAGAGAGAAAAGTGCTTGATGATCATGGAAAAGTAAGAAAATGGACATATGGGAAAAGAGATaccagtaaacaaaacaaaattgtacTGCTGGTGGGAGAAACGGGCTCTGGCAAGACCACTCTCCTAAACACAATGGTCAACTATTTAAagggggtcaaatttgaccacaACATTTGGTATGAAATCACAGAAGAAGAGGCCAGGGACCAATCAGAATCTCAAACTTCTGAAATCACTATGTATGAGGTTTGTCCTAAAGCACCATTATCAATATCACTCACAGTCATTGATACTCCAGGATATGGAGACACCAGAGGACTGGAAAATGATTTGGAAGTTGCTGAAAATTTATCCACGCTGTTTCAGAGTGAAGATGGAGTGCATGAGAtcgatgccatctgttttgtgattCAAGCATCTAAGAATCGCTTCTCAGACAGACAGCACTACATAATAAGTTCAATTCTGTCTCTGTTCAGCAAAGACATAGTGAACAACATTGTCTTTTTAATCACACACTCTGATGGTTTGCCACCTCAAAATGTCCTCAATGCTATCAATAAATCTAAAATCCCCTGCAAAAGAGACAGCAGTGGCCAACCTGTTTATTTCTTATTCAACAACCGTGAAGCTGAGGGCCGTCAAACTGAGACACGTTATCTTCATGCTCAAAGAGATGCATGGGACAGCAGCATGGAAAACATGAAGAAATTCTTTGAGTCActaaaaaaacagaacagaaaaagtTTAGAGATGACTTCTGATGTACTAAGGGAGCGCATGCAGTTGGAGGCATCTATTTCCAACTTGCAGATGCGAATACAGGAAAAGGAATTCAAAAAGACTGAAAAGATACAGATTCAAGAAATACTGAGGCAAAACAAGGAAAAGATTGACAAGTGTACAAATTTTCCCATTGAAGTTAGCAGGACCTACAAAGAAAAGGTTCTCATTGTGAGTGACTCTTGGAAAAACAGGAAGGCAACCACTTGCACTGTCTGTGAAGAAAACTGTCATGAATATGGCTGCTGGTGGGTTTCTGGCCCTAGCAAATGTGAAGTCATGAAAAATGGCTTCTGCACTGTGTGCACAGGGAAGTGCCACCACAGTAAACATGTCAAAGAAAACAAGAAATACGTGATCAGAAACTCAAGCACTAACATGCAATATGATGATATTAAAAGAGAGTATGCAGAAGAACAGTCCATGTTGTTTTTTAAGATCATGCAAAATATTGAAAAAGATCTGAAGGAACTTGAAGCACAAAAGTCCATTCTGTTATATGATGCTTACATGGCCATCAGTCATCTGTCTAAGATTGCATTGAAACCAGACTCTGCTTTCACTCTTCATCATCTTGACTTCTTCATCCCCAGAGTGAAGGAGGCTGGTAAAGATAACTGGGTCAGGGAACTGGAGATCCTGAGGAAAGTGGCCATAGCTGAGGAAGCAAATAAAGACGCTCTGAGTTATCTCAAAGCAGGTTTGTCAAAACAGTTCACCAGCAAGTGA